TAATCCGGTAAGATTATATTGATTGGTTGTTACTATATCATTTATAAAAAAAGTTGAAAAATCAGGAAATAATGAAACTTGCACAGTATAACTTTGAGCATTTGTTTGACTATTCCAAGTTAAGTCTGCCGAAGTAGATAACCCGGATTGCCCATTGGTTGGACTTTGTAGAGCAATGGTTTGGAATGTTCCATTATAAACTCTTAGTGATTTATATCTAGTCTCTGTATCTGTTGAACTTGTTCCTTTTATTCCAACAAAATATTCATTAGGAGCCACATTGTTTAATCCAGAAACCGTCATGGTAACCACTCCATTTGCATTCAAAGTTGCAGGAGAAAAGGAAGCGGAAGCTCCAGCTGGTAAATCAACAGCAGAAAAGATTGTTGTTCCTGATCCAGATTGAGTATAGTTAAAGGTATATACAGCATTTTGACTGGAACAAACAGTTAAGTTATCAGAAGTTGAATTAATGGCAAAAGGAGAAGTTATTCCAGTAATTATTAAAGAGTATTTTTGACTTCCATTTACTAAATTTCCTTTGTGACTAACAGTAATTGTATATGAACCTGCTGTAGGGTTATCAATTTTAACTTGTTCAACATTATCTACAGCATTATCGCCAATTCTTGTTGCTGGAAGACTTGGGTCAGAAGTTAGTTTCCATGGGAAATAAGTGGTGCTATTTCGTGTAACTCTAATATCTAAATCATTCACTAATGCCGCAGTTGGATCATTAGCTGGAAGACCACCAGAGTTTATTGGTCCTGGAACATCTGTCCAACTTATAGAAGCCATTAAGGGTGTTGTTCCATTTGAATTTACTGTCATGGTGAAAACCTGACGGTTATTTAAATTTTCTTCAGAAACCCAAGAAGTTAAGCCGTTATTTGTTAGTGTTTCTGCCGCTTTTTTTGCATTTAATAAACCCCAGCCATATTTAGGATCAGGCCCAACATTTCCGCCATCGTCGGCAGTATGACAAGCTAATCCTTTTAGAGTTGCTGCACGCATAAAACTATTGCTCAAGTTTTTATAGTGTTGTTGTAATAAAAGTAAAGTTCCGGCCACATTTGGCGAAGCCATTGAGGTACCCGACATCCCTGTAGTTGAGGTATTGGAGGTATTATTTGTTGAGGTTAAATTTTCTCCATTTCCTGTGATGTCTGGTTTTATCCTAAAATCATCTGTTGGTCCTTGACTACTAAAAGAACTAATATTAATGTTTGATGAGGTTACAGTACCATCAGCTGCCGCATTTACATCTGCGCAACTTGCAACAATTAAATTGTTTTTGGCCGTTTTATTTCCGACCAATTTATCATAACCTGGTGCAATTGGTTCTGGATTATCTGTACTTTGGCCTTCGTTCCCTGCGGACATTACTGGCAAATAATAAGGAGCATTAAAGGCAATATCATCCCAAACAAAAGCATCGTAGGAATAAGAACCAATCAACCATGATGGTAAAGTTGTACCATTTGAAGTTATTGGAACCCCGTAGGAGTGATTTGAAATTAACATTCCATTTTGTGCTTCTGCTATGGCTTCAGCATTATCATCTGTCCAATTAAAGGTTCTTGCATTGGCTTGATAGGCCATTCCTTTTACTGCAGCTGGTGTAGCACTTGCCACCAAAGTTCCGCAAACGTGAGTCGAATGTGAAACCGTTGTGGTATTGGAGGGATCATCTACTACAGTTACTCTACCACCAAAAGCATTATGTGTAGCTCTAACATTTCCGCCGTCCCATTCTCTAATGGTCATTCCTTGTCCATTTAAGTTTAATCCCAAAGTACCACCCGTATTTAAATGATTGGCTCTTGTTGATTTTGCAGCGTTTACATTTTGGGTTGAATAGTAAATAGGCAATCCTTCAGGAGTGAGTTTCATTAACTCAGAAATACTACCATCCTCTTTTGTAATAAGAATTGGCCAATGCTTAGCTAAGGCAGTTGAAATGGCTTTTGATTTTTCTATCCTTGATTTTTTACCATAAAAAAGTTCTTTTTCTTTAAGCTTTGCGATATCGTAATCTGCAGTTATTTTTTTTATGTCTTCTTTTGTTTGAGCTATCAGGGAACACGTTACAAATAGGAAAGATAACAAAGACAAGTATTTCTTTTTCATAATTATAGGATAGAAATGGTTTTTTTATAGTTAAAAGTTAGCAAATATATAAACACTGAATTAATTTAGATATTTAATTAACAAATAATCACAAAAAATTAGATATTGTTTACTTATTGACAAATACAGTAAATAAAAATTAAGTTTATTCTTTTATTTCAAAATCG
The window above is part of the Flavobacterium sp. N1994 genome. Proteins encoded here:
- a CDS encoding S8 family serine peptidase, with the translated sequence MKKKYLSLLSFLFVTCSLIAQTKEDIKKITADYDIAKLKEKELFYGKKSRIEKSKAISTALAKHWPILITKEDGSISELMKLTPEGLPIYYSTQNVNAAKSTRANHLNTGGTLGLNLNGQGMTIREWDGGNVRATHNAFGGRVTVVDDPSNTTTVSHSTHVCGTLVASATPAAVKGMAYQANARTFNWTDDNAEAIAEAQNGMLISNHSYGVPITSNGTTLPSWLIGSYSYDAFVWDDIAFNAPYYLPVMSAGNEGQSTDNPEPIAPGYDKLVGNKTAKNNLIVASCADVNAAADGTVTSSNINISSFSSQGPTDDFRIKPDITGNGENLTSTNNTSNTSTTGMSGTSMASPNVAGTLLLLQQHYKNLSNSFMRAATLKGLACHTADDGGNVGPDPKYGWGLLNAKKAAETLTNNGLTSWVSEENLNNRQVFTMTVNSNGTTPLMASISWTDVPGPINSGGLPANDPTAALVNDLDIRVTRNSTTYFPWKLTSDPSLPATRIGDNAVDNVEQVKIDNPTAGSYTITVSHKGNLVNGSQKYSLIITGITSPFAINSTSDNLTVCSSQNAVYTFNYTQSGSGTTIFSAVDLPAGASASFSPATLNANGVVTMTVSGLNNVAPNEYFVGIKGTSSTDTETRYKSLRVYNGTFQTIALQSPTNGQSGLSTSADLTWNSQTNAQSYTVQVSLFPDFSTFFINDIVTTNQYNLTGLNQTTRYFWRVIPSNNCGAGIASNATISTFTTGVLTCDQSFTATDYSNATIASVANSSASVPLTITGGYTIGDINVNIDITHTYVQDMTISLQGPASIGSPVVILLKEPCGANPNINCTMDDSGGVPTCTTNPAISGLIAPFDSLSSLNTLPADGEWTLLVDDPYNGDGGTINSFSIDLCRIGNALAVATNPILNSSVYPNPTKGIVNVFIPSLTETAIIKLYDIQGRQIISKETNQVTTSFGIENLQDGIYLVHIENDKDSITKKIVLRRN